One window from the genome of Maylandia zebra isolate NMK-2024a linkage group LG18, Mzebra_GT3a, whole genome shotgun sequence encodes:
- the myripa gene encoding uncharacterized protein myripa isoform X1: MGRKLDLTGLTDNEAEHVLQVVQRDMKLRKTEEERLSELKQELDEEGSRCLLLSRQSCFNQRCCIRCCSPFTFLLNPKRQCHDCHYNVCKACRVYNKRDKTWLCSACQKSRLLKTQSLEWFYTNVKKRFKRFGSAKVLKTLYRKHLAEHSALSELTEGSAYEESICNEDSVCGSDSTFYRQTEEHSMAETLTVARRVAEEAIDEAISKAEFDTSNQEKQNEARYLREHRGELIEELAKTIVQKIISRRKTLAEMRAEYDQDLALERNTDLHHQHQSPSDQASSSQKHQPSLWRSQSAFSLLDNDLPGLIEDSPQTLQKEGAGSAWKSVDRLDNAVLKSPDGNWIALQSAQLSRPSLLTKRKSLVYSALERESGVVSAYEGLGSDNESRPEPDSSWGAVLKEIHRKMTDSNFHLPDAGDSIPSPLTGERGSQDGLFSDSEGNWKPKKPLMALLKRKVPAEIIRPSSSHRTNIIDVNFNLEGAGGNQGETKVTKMRKSRKRRKSKKETVASSPVSDLNQNDNVPPHPSDDVTSDTLTSEATTPEPFDSEGNITVNKSNPVDEELQLSLQQQAARVSDSTTRNEKLDEDGDDGQTKKRTQESTDVEEEDERLWKMEIDLDERRMEDEEEKEMDEEMKYRFYRLVAQSRLSYFSSTEDNLDRSEGEWERENDEDMEEEDKEQDEKKPKGLTYKICQLEKQVRASQFSSTEDELDKVGIEEKEKGEEEDEDEEELVVKVCRLVNQVSASEFSSTEDELDRVSREGDETMDEESLWKLPAEEAAQLRDLVSLVRASQFSSTEDELDRIGENEGEMEEEMKQGETENSIEMEELWERADRERTESIGDLDVNMFELMADTEKTMREGRDGKVIHEDAFYNQIQVEAVQHEENERAENKDCTVERVTVDETIAKGHLGAEKVEVFKGNESENDSEKRQEINLKTGVEAQGSDLQQKNWLEAKWPDQDREDKFQKESKESEKKRQSLEDSDEEFDRIISSMLLMTLGDMDVEPIMDNVGGRNKELKDEDESSDQGGEKGEKVGQSTDASEETGHLSKESQSQRGHQRSESEVRKHPEENRSEETEGDISAKRENTDKAGRDVNEQKESEKSLVKKKPAALTFTKTFETSEATLMCERTEEDTEEKEDGRESLAAERQALETWGDTADMEKTDMKEVKDKSADIMEESSTLSLPEGLLSAEEIQNGRDMELYKTIEFMSTLLEQRYSAVSLRSITTEMLKVLNATEDLLQGVEGGENTPPPSTSLPPNTDPKKLDQQFSRLEENVYVAAGSVYSLEAELSDLEECARGICSSTSDMELSFLEEQVAAAAAKVQQSELQICDISARIAALKNAGLNVDTQSRLIKSRTIPVMPVTLDSSRQMRRRLPAPPVKGGETLSFFKQ, translated from the exons GTTGTTGAAGACACAGTCACTGGAGTGGTTTTACACTAATGTGAAGAAACGCTTCAAGAGGTTTGGCAGCGCCAAAGTGCTGAAGACTCTTTACAGGAAGCACCTGGCAGAACACAGTGCGCTTTCAGAGCTAACAG agggCAGCGCCTATGAGGAGAGCATCTGCAATGAGGACAGCGTCTGCGGGAGCGACTCAACGTTTTACAGACAAACTGAAG AGCACAGCATGGCGGAGACGCTCACTGTGGCCAGGCGGGTGGCAGAGGAGGCCATAGACGAGGCCATTTCCAAGGCTGAATTTGACACTTCCAATCAG GAGAAGCAGAATGAAGCACGCTATCTGCGGGAGCACAGAGGAGAGCTCATTGAGGAACTGGCCAAAACCATTGtgcaaaaa ATCATTAGTAGGAGAAAGACTTTGGCTGAGATGAGAGCAGAATATGATCAAGACTTGGCCCTTGAACGCAACACTGAccttcatcatcaacatcaGTCCCCCTCTGATCAAGCGTCCAGCTCACAGAAACATCAACCAAGCCTctgg AGGTCACAATCTGCTTTCTCACTGTTGGACAATGACCTTCCGGGCCTTATAGAAGACTCCCCGCAGACATTACAGAAGGAAGGAGCTGGGTCGGCTTGGAAGAGTGTAGACCGGCTGGATAACGCTG TGCTGAAGAGCCCTGATGGGAACTGGATTGCCCTGCAGAGCGCCCAGCTGTCTCGTCCCAGCCTACTCACTAAAAGGAAGAGCCTGGTCTACAGCGCTTTGGAGAGGGAGTCCGGAGTGGTGTCAGCCTACGAAGGTCTGGGCTCAGACAACGAAAGCAGACCAGAGCCTGACAGCTCCTGGGGTGCCGTCCTCAAGGAGATCCACAGGAAGATGACGGACTCTAACTTTCACCTGCCTGACGCCGGCGACAGCATCCCATCGCCACTAACGGGCGAGCGAGGCAGCCAAGATGGTCTGTTTTCAGACTCTGAGGGGAACTGGAAGCCTAAAAAACCTCTCATGGCTCTCTTAAAGCGGAAGGTGCCGGCAGAGATCATCAGACCTTCGTCATCCCACAGGACAAACATCATCGATGTGAACTTTAACCTGGAGGGAGCAGGAGGGAATCAGGGAGAGACGAAGGTGACAAAAATGAGGAAGTCACGGAAGAGGAGAAAGAGTAAAAAAGAAACGGTGGCTTCTTCTCCTGTGTCG GATTTAAATCAAAATGACAACGTCCCACCACATCCTTCTGATGATGTGACCTCTGACACTCTGACGTCTGAAGCCACCACCCCTGAACCGTTTGACTCTGAGGgtaacatcactgtaaataaatccaATCCAGTGGACGAGGAGCTTCAGTTAAGTCTGCAGCAGCAAGCGGCACGAGTTTCTGACTCGACCACAAGAAATGAAAAGCTTGATGAAGACGGAGATGATGGACAGACGAAGAAAAGGACTCAAGAAAGTACGGATgtagaggaggaagatgagaggCTGTGGAAAATGGAGATCGATTTGGATGAAAGGAGAATGGAGGatgaggaagagaaagaaatggATGAAGAGATGAAATACAGATTTTACAGGCTTGTTGCACAGTCCAGACTCTCATACTTTTCGTCTACTGAAGATAACCTCGACAGAAGTGAAGGAGAGTGGGAAAGAGAGAACGATGAAGATATGGAGGAGGAAGATAAAGAGCAAGATGAGAAAAAGCCAAAAGGACTGACTTACAAAATATGTCAGTTGGAAAAACAAGTCAGAGCTTCACAGTTCTCATCCACAGAGGACGAGCTGGACAAAGTTGGCatagaagaaaaggaaaagggagaggaagaggacgAGGACGAGGAGGAGCTGGTGGTGAAAGTGTGTAGATTAGTTAATCAAGTCAGTGCCTCCGAGTTTTCATCTACAGAGGACGAGTTGGACAGAGTGAGCAGAGAAGGAGACGAGACGATGGACGAAGAGTCTCTGTGGAAACTGCCAGCAGAGGAAGCAGCACAGCTACGCGATTTGGTCAGTTTAGTGAGGGCTTCTCAGTTTTCGTCCACTGAGGATGAGCTGGATAGAATTGGAGAGAATGAGGGAgaaatggaggaggagatgaaacaAGGAGAAACTGAGAACAGCATTGAGATGGAAGAGCTTTGGGAGAGAGCAGATAGGGAGAGGACAGAGTCCATTGGAGACCTGGACGTGAACATGTTTGAGTTAATGGCTGATACTGAGAAAACAATGAGAGAGGGCAGGGATGGAAAAGTAATACATGAGGATGCTTTTTACAATCAGATACAAGTCGAGGCTGTCCAGCATGAGGAAAATGAGAGAGCGGAAAATAAAGATTGCACGGTGGAGAGGGTAACAGTGGATGAAACAATAGCCAAGGGGCACTTAGGCGCTGAAAAAGTAGAAGTTTTCAAAGGAAATGAGAGTGAAAACGACTCAGAGAAAAGACAAGAGATTAACTTAAAAACAGGGGTGGAAGCACAGGGAAGCGACTTACAGCAAAAGAATTGGCTTGAGGCAAAGTGGCCCGACCAAGACAGAGAAGACAAGTTtcagaaagaaagcaaagaaagcGAGAAAAAGAGGCAATCTTTAGAGGACAGCGATGAAGAATTCGACAGAATAATCAGCAGCATGTTGTTAATGACTTTGGGCGACATGGACGTAGAACCAATAATGGATAATGTCGGAGGAAGAAACAAAGAGCTAAAGGATGAAGATGAAAGCAGTGATCAAGGaggagagaaaggagaaaagGTTGGACAAAGCACAGACGCTTCAGAGGAGACGGGACATCTTTCAAAGGAGTCTCAAAGTCAAAGAGGCCACCAGAGGTCTGAGTCAGAGGTGAGAAAACATCCCGAGGAAAATAGAAGTGAGGAAACTGAAGGAGATATTTCTGCAAAACGGGAGAACACAGACAAGGCAGGCAGAGATGTAAATGAGcagaaagaaagtgaaaaaagtttggttaaaaaaaaacctgcagcttTGACATTTACCAAGACATTTGAGACAAGTGAAGCTACCCTGATGTGTGAAAGAACAGAAGAGGACACGGAGGAAAAAGAGGATGGAAGAGAAAGTCTGGCAGCAGAGCGGCAAGCACTGGAGACATGGGGAGATACTGCAGACATGGAGAAGACAGACATGAAGGAAGTCAAAGACAAAAGTGCAGACATCATGGAAGAAAGCAGCACTTTGTCTCTGCCCGAGGGTTTACTGTCAGCAGAGGAGATTCAGAAT GGTAGAGACATGGAGCTTTACAAAACAATAGAGTTTATGTCGACTCTGTTGGAGCAG AGATACTCAGCCGTGTCCCTGCGCAGCATCACTACTGAGATGCTGAAGGTGCTGAACGCCACTGAAGACCTGCTGCAGGGTGTGGAGGGAGGAGAAAACACCCCACCCCCATCCACCTCCCTGCCCCCCAACACTGACCCCAAAAAACTGGACCAGCAGTTCTCCAGACTGGAGGAAAAC GTGTACGTGGCAGCAGGATCAGTGTACAGTCTGGAGGCTGAGCTGAGTGACCTGGAGGAGTGTGCCCGGGGAATCTGCAGCTCCACGTCTGACATGGAGTTGTCCTTCCTGGAGGAGCaggtggcagcagcagctgccAAGGTACAACAATCTGAACTGCAG ATCTGTGACATCTCAGCAAGGATCGCTGCTCTGAAGAATGCCGGTCTCAATGTGGACACACAGTCGCGCTTGATCAAGAGCAGGACTATTCCAGTTATG CCCGTCACCCTCGACTCCTCGAGACAGATGAGAAGGCGATTACCTGCACCCCCCGTGAAAGGTGGAGAAACACTGTCCTTCTTCAAACAGTAG
- the myripa gene encoding uncharacterized protein myripa isoform X2 yields MGRKLDLTGLTDNEAEHVLQVVQRDMKLRKTEEERLSELKQELDEEGSRCLLLSRQSCFNQRCCIRCCSPFTFLLNPKRQCHDCHYNVCKACRVYNKRDKTWLCSACQKSRLLKTQSLEWFYTNVKKRFKRFGSAKVLKTLYRKHLAEHSALSELTEGSAYEESICNEDSVCGSDSTFYRQTEEHSMAETLTVARRVAEEAIDEAISKAEFDTSNQEKQNEARYLREHRGELIEELAKTIVQKIISRRKTLAEMRAEYDQDLALERNTDLHHQHQSPSDQASSSQKHQPSLWRSQSAFSLLDNDLPGLIEDSPQTLQKEGAGSAWKSVDRLDNAVLKSPDGNWIALQSAQLSRPSLLTKRKSLVYSALERESGVVSAYEGLGSDNESRPEPDSSWGAVLKEIHRKMTDSNFHLPDAGDSIPSPLTGERGSQDGLFSDSEGNWKPKKPLMALLKRKVPAEIIRPSSSHRTNIIDVNFNLEGAGGNQGETKVTKMRKSRKRRKSKKETVASSPVSDLNQNDNVPPHPSDDVTSDTLTSEATTPEPFDSEGNITVNKSNPVDEELQLSLQQQAARVSDSTTRNEKLDEDGDDGQTKKRTQESTDVEEEDERLWKMEIDLDERRMEDEEEKEMDEEMKYRFYRLVAQSRLSYFSSTEDNLDRSEGEWERENDEDMEEEDKEQDEKKPKGLTYKICQLEKQVRASQFSSTEDELDKVGIEEKEKGEEEDEDEEELVVKVCRLVNQVSASEFSSTEDELDRVSREGDETMDEESLWKLPAEEAAQLRDLVSLVRASQFSSTEDELDRIGENEGEMEEEMKQGETENSIEMEELWERADRERTESIGDLDVNMFELMADTEKTMREGRDGKVIHEDAFYNQIQVEAVQHEENERAENKDCTVERVTVDETIAKGHLGAEKVEVFKGNESENDSEKRQEINLKTGVEAQGSDLQQKNWLEAKWPDQDREDKFQKESKESEKKRQSLEDSDEEFDRIISSMLLMTLGDMDVEPIMDNVGGRNKELKDEDESSDQGGEKGEKVGQSTDASEETGHLSKESQSQRGHQRSESEVRKHPEENRSEETEGDISAKRENTDKAGRDVNEQKESEKSLVKKKPAALTFTKTFETSEATLMCERTEEDTEEKEDGRESLAAERQALETWGDTADMEKTDMKEVKDKSADIMEESSTLSLPEGLLSAEEIQNGRDMELYKTIEFMSTLLEQRYSAVSLRSITTEMLKVLNATEDLLQGVEGGENTPPPSTSLPPNTDPKKLDQQFSRLEENVYVAAGSVYSLEAELSDLEECARGICSSTSDMELSFLEEQVAAAAAKVQQSELQICDISARIAALKNAGLNVDTQSRLIKSRTIPVMPVTLDSSRQMRRRLPAPPVKEYKDK; encoded by the exons GTTGTTGAAGACACAGTCACTGGAGTGGTTTTACACTAATGTGAAGAAACGCTTCAAGAGGTTTGGCAGCGCCAAAGTGCTGAAGACTCTTTACAGGAAGCACCTGGCAGAACACAGTGCGCTTTCAGAGCTAACAG agggCAGCGCCTATGAGGAGAGCATCTGCAATGAGGACAGCGTCTGCGGGAGCGACTCAACGTTTTACAGACAAACTGAAG AGCACAGCATGGCGGAGACGCTCACTGTGGCCAGGCGGGTGGCAGAGGAGGCCATAGACGAGGCCATTTCCAAGGCTGAATTTGACACTTCCAATCAG GAGAAGCAGAATGAAGCACGCTATCTGCGGGAGCACAGAGGAGAGCTCATTGAGGAACTGGCCAAAACCATTGtgcaaaaa ATCATTAGTAGGAGAAAGACTTTGGCTGAGATGAGAGCAGAATATGATCAAGACTTGGCCCTTGAACGCAACACTGAccttcatcatcaacatcaGTCCCCCTCTGATCAAGCGTCCAGCTCACAGAAACATCAACCAAGCCTctgg AGGTCACAATCTGCTTTCTCACTGTTGGACAATGACCTTCCGGGCCTTATAGAAGACTCCCCGCAGACATTACAGAAGGAAGGAGCTGGGTCGGCTTGGAAGAGTGTAGACCGGCTGGATAACGCTG TGCTGAAGAGCCCTGATGGGAACTGGATTGCCCTGCAGAGCGCCCAGCTGTCTCGTCCCAGCCTACTCACTAAAAGGAAGAGCCTGGTCTACAGCGCTTTGGAGAGGGAGTCCGGAGTGGTGTCAGCCTACGAAGGTCTGGGCTCAGACAACGAAAGCAGACCAGAGCCTGACAGCTCCTGGGGTGCCGTCCTCAAGGAGATCCACAGGAAGATGACGGACTCTAACTTTCACCTGCCTGACGCCGGCGACAGCATCCCATCGCCACTAACGGGCGAGCGAGGCAGCCAAGATGGTCTGTTTTCAGACTCTGAGGGGAACTGGAAGCCTAAAAAACCTCTCATGGCTCTCTTAAAGCGGAAGGTGCCGGCAGAGATCATCAGACCTTCGTCATCCCACAGGACAAACATCATCGATGTGAACTTTAACCTGGAGGGAGCAGGAGGGAATCAGGGAGAGACGAAGGTGACAAAAATGAGGAAGTCACGGAAGAGGAGAAAGAGTAAAAAAGAAACGGTGGCTTCTTCTCCTGTGTCG GATTTAAATCAAAATGACAACGTCCCACCACATCCTTCTGATGATGTGACCTCTGACACTCTGACGTCTGAAGCCACCACCCCTGAACCGTTTGACTCTGAGGgtaacatcactgtaaataaatccaATCCAGTGGACGAGGAGCTTCAGTTAAGTCTGCAGCAGCAAGCGGCACGAGTTTCTGACTCGACCACAAGAAATGAAAAGCTTGATGAAGACGGAGATGATGGACAGACGAAGAAAAGGACTCAAGAAAGTACGGATgtagaggaggaagatgagaggCTGTGGAAAATGGAGATCGATTTGGATGAAAGGAGAATGGAGGatgaggaagagaaagaaatggATGAAGAGATGAAATACAGATTTTACAGGCTTGTTGCACAGTCCAGACTCTCATACTTTTCGTCTACTGAAGATAACCTCGACAGAAGTGAAGGAGAGTGGGAAAGAGAGAACGATGAAGATATGGAGGAGGAAGATAAAGAGCAAGATGAGAAAAAGCCAAAAGGACTGACTTACAAAATATGTCAGTTGGAAAAACAAGTCAGAGCTTCACAGTTCTCATCCACAGAGGACGAGCTGGACAAAGTTGGCatagaagaaaaggaaaagggagaggaagaggacgAGGACGAGGAGGAGCTGGTGGTGAAAGTGTGTAGATTAGTTAATCAAGTCAGTGCCTCCGAGTTTTCATCTACAGAGGACGAGTTGGACAGAGTGAGCAGAGAAGGAGACGAGACGATGGACGAAGAGTCTCTGTGGAAACTGCCAGCAGAGGAAGCAGCACAGCTACGCGATTTGGTCAGTTTAGTGAGGGCTTCTCAGTTTTCGTCCACTGAGGATGAGCTGGATAGAATTGGAGAGAATGAGGGAgaaatggaggaggagatgaaacaAGGAGAAACTGAGAACAGCATTGAGATGGAAGAGCTTTGGGAGAGAGCAGATAGGGAGAGGACAGAGTCCATTGGAGACCTGGACGTGAACATGTTTGAGTTAATGGCTGATACTGAGAAAACAATGAGAGAGGGCAGGGATGGAAAAGTAATACATGAGGATGCTTTTTACAATCAGATACAAGTCGAGGCTGTCCAGCATGAGGAAAATGAGAGAGCGGAAAATAAAGATTGCACGGTGGAGAGGGTAACAGTGGATGAAACAATAGCCAAGGGGCACTTAGGCGCTGAAAAAGTAGAAGTTTTCAAAGGAAATGAGAGTGAAAACGACTCAGAGAAAAGACAAGAGATTAACTTAAAAACAGGGGTGGAAGCACAGGGAAGCGACTTACAGCAAAAGAATTGGCTTGAGGCAAAGTGGCCCGACCAAGACAGAGAAGACAAGTTtcagaaagaaagcaaagaaagcGAGAAAAAGAGGCAATCTTTAGAGGACAGCGATGAAGAATTCGACAGAATAATCAGCAGCATGTTGTTAATGACTTTGGGCGACATGGACGTAGAACCAATAATGGATAATGTCGGAGGAAGAAACAAAGAGCTAAAGGATGAAGATGAAAGCAGTGATCAAGGaggagagaaaggagaaaagGTTGGACAAAGCACAGACGCTTCAGAGGAGACGGGACATCTTTCAAAGGAGTCTCAAAGTCAAAGAGGCCACCAGAGGTCTGAGTCAGAGGTGAGAAAACATCCCGAGGAAAATAGAAGTGAGGAAACTGAAGGAGATATTTCTGCAAAACGGGAGAACACAGACAAGGCAGGCAGAGATGTAAATGAGcagaaagaaagtgaaaaaagtttggttaaaaaaaaacctgcagcttTGACATTTACCAAGACATTTGAGACAAGTGAAGCTACCCTGATGTGTGAAAGAACAGAAGAGGACACGGAGGAAAAAGAGGATGGAAGAGAAAGTCTGGCAGCAGAGCGGCAAGCACTGGAGACATGGGGAGATACTGCAGACATGGAGAAGACAGACATGAAGGAAGTCAAAGACAAAAGTGCAGACATCATGGAAGAAAGCAGCACTTTGTCTCTGCCCGAGGGTTTACTGTCAGCAGAGGAGATTCAGAAT GGTAGAGACATGGAGCTTTACAAAACAATAGAGTTTATGTCGACTCTGTTGGAGCAG AGATACTCAGCCGTGTCCCTGCGCAGCATCACTACTGAGATGCTGAAGGTGCTGAACGCCACTGAAGACCTGCTGCAGGGTGTGGAGGGAGGAGAAAACACCCCACCCCCATCCACCTCCCTGCCCCCCAACACTGACCCCAAAAAACTGGACCAGCAGTTCTCCAGACTGGAGGAAAAC GTGTACGTGGCAGCAGGATCAGTGTACAGTCTGGAGGCTGAGCTGAGTGACCTGGAGGAGTGTGCCCGGGGAATCTGCAGCTCCACGTCTGACATGGAGTTGTCCTTCCTGGAGGAGCaggtggcagcagcagctgccAAGGTACAACAATCTGAACTGCAG ATCTGTGACATCTCAGCAAGGATCGCTGCTCTGAAGAATGCCGGTCTCAATGTGGACACACAGTCGCGCTTGATCAAGAGCAGGACTATTCCAGTTATG CCCGTCACCCTCGACTCCTCGAGACAGATGAGAAGGCGATTACCTGCACCCCCCGTGAAAG AGTACAAAGACAAATAA